A part of Solenopsis invicta isolate M01_SB chromosome 2, UNIL_Sinv_3.0, whole genome shotgun sequence genomic DNA contains:
- the LOC105199074 gene encoding probable protein phosphatase 2C T23F11.1 → MGQTLSEPITKKKSACCRDSNYRVGSSCMQGWRIKMEDSHVHILSLPSDPGTAFFAVYDGHGGAAMAQHAGKHLHEYITKRSEYKAGDIVGGIQQGFLELDRAMQNNVALRDEHAGTTVIALIIKDNILYSANAGDSRAVACISGRTMPLSRDHKPTLKEERRRIEAAGGFVEYKRVNGNLALSRALGDFIFKRNDHKSPQEQIVTAFPEVQQFTIDENWEFVILACDGIWDVMTSEEVVQFVRTRLAHTRDAGVESANVTIHPEEICEELLNCCLAPDALMGTGCDNMTVVLVCFLHGKPCSYLVSRCQKPPSITDDIDL, encoded by the exons ATGGGGCAAACGCTCAGCGAACCGATAACGAAGAAAAAGTCGGCCTGTTGTCGGGACAGCAACTACCGAGTGGGCAGCTCCTGCATGCAAGGATGGCGCATTAAAATGGAAGATTCACACGTGCACATACTCTCCTTACCCAGCGATCCGGGTACCGCGTTCTTTGCCGTCTACGATGGACATGGAG GTGCAGCCATGGCACAACACGCCGGGAAACATCTTCATGAGTATATAACCAAGAGGAGCGAATATAAAGCGGGCGATATCGTAGGGGGCATACAGCAGGGCTTCCTAGAATTGGATAGAGCGATGCAGAATAACGTTGCTCTCAGGGACGAGCACGCCGGAACGACCGTCATCGCGCTCATTATCAAGGATAATATTTTGTACAGC GCTAACGCGGGTGACAGCAGAGCGGTGGCTTGTATCAGCGGCAGGACGATGCCCTTGAGTCGGGACCACAAGCCCACGTTGAAGGAGGAGCGCCGACGTATCGAAGCGGCGGGCGGTTTCGTCGAATACAAGAGAGTGAACGGCAATCTCGCGCTGTCCCGTGCCCTCGGGGATTTCATATTCAAACGGAACGATCATAAATCGCCACAAGAGCAGATTGTAACTG CATTTCCCGAGGTACAACAATTTACCATTGATGAAAACTGGGAATTCGTTATTTTGGCATGCGACGGCATCTGGGACGTGATGACCAGCGAGGAGGTAGTTCAATTTGTGAGAACGCGTCTTGCGCATACGAGGGACGCCGGCGTTGAGTCGGCGAACGTCACGATACATCCCGAGGAGATCTGCGAGGAACTCTTGAACTGTTGCCTGGCACCAGATGCTCTTATGGGCACCGGCTGCGACAACATGACGGTGGTACTTGTGTGTTTTCTCCA